One part of the Trichoplusia ni isolate ovarian cell line Hi5 chromosome 2, tn1, whole genome shotgun sequence genome encodes these proteins:
- the LOC113508433 gene encoding dynamin-1-like protein isoform X6: protein MEALIPVINKLQDVFNTVGADAIQLPQIIVLGTQSSGKSSVIESLVGRSFLPRGPGIVTRRPLVLQLVYSPKDSKEHRTAEEGTVNLEEWGKFLHTKDKIYSDFEQIRQEIERETDRMAGSNKGICPEPISLKIFSTRVVNLTLVDLPGITKVPIGDQPEDIENQIRNLIIKYIGNPNSIILAVTAANTDMATSEAIKMSKEVDPDGRRTLAVVTKLDLMDAGTDAIDILCGRVIPVKLGIIGVVNRSQQDIIDRKSIGDALKDEATYLQRKYPTIATRNGTPYLAKTLNRLLMHHIRDCLPELKVRVNVMISQFQSLLNSYGEDVSDKSQTLLQIITKFASAYCSTIEGTARNIETTELCGGARICYIFHETFGRTLDSIHPLVGLTRMDILTAIRNATGPRPALFVPEVSFELLVKRQIRRLEDPSLRCVELVHEEMQRIVQHCGTEVQQEMLRFPRLHQRIVDVVTQLLRTRLPATNSMVENLVQIELAYINTKHPDFHREAALVSGLLKSTDTLMDDHSPVYRQKTPRPNASPVPTIIKHVPAITDGQENRSPTQSNNSESPATPQMNGTPENKVLTPQKPVNLLPEVPSHTSRKLSDREQHDCDVIERLIKSYFYIVRKSIQDSVPKAVMHFLVNYVKDNLQSELVTHLYKSDQAESMLNESEHIAQRRKEAADMLKALQRAGQIISEIRETHMW from the exons ATGGAAGCGCTTATACCAGTTATTAATAAGTTACAAGACGTTTTTAATACGGTCGGAGCTGATGCCATCCAATTACCTCAAATCATAGTTTTAGGAACTcag AGCTCTGGAAAGAGTTCTGTTATAGAGAGCCTAGTTGGTCGATCATTCCTCCCCCGTGGCCCAGGAATAGTGACCCGTCGGCCTCTTGTCCTGCAATTAGTCTACAGCCCTAAGGACAGTAAGGAACATCGCACCGCTGAAGAAG GTACTGTAAATTTAGAAGAATGGGGCAAATTCCTCCATACCAAAGACAAAATTTACTCAGATTTCGAGCAGATCAGACAAGAGATCGAGAGAGAAACAGACCGTATGGCTGGCAGCAACAAGGGCATTTGTCCAGAACCGATCAGCCTCAAGATATTCTCAACGAGAGTGGTCAATCTGACTCTTGTAGATCTCCCTGGTATCACAAAG GTCCCAATAGGTGACCAGCCAGAGGATATTGAAAACCAAATTAGGAaccttataattaaatatattggaAACCCAAATTCCATTATTTTGGCCGTTACTGCTGCTAATACAGATATGGCCACAAGTGAGGCTATTAAAATGTCTAAGGAGGTTGATCCTGATGGCAGACGGACCTTGGCTGTGGTCACTAAACTTGATCTCATGGATGCAG GAACTGATGCGATAGACATCCTGTGCGGTCGCGTCATACCAGTAAAACTTGGTATTATTGGTGTTGTAAACAGGTCACAACAAGACATTATTGATAGGAAGTCGATTGGg gATGCTCTCAAAGATGAAGCGACGTACTTACAAAGGAAATATCCTACTATCGCTACACGCAACGGCACGCCGTACTTGGCAAAGACCTTGAACAGACTACTGATGCATCATATAAGGGATTGTCTACCGGAATTGAAG GTTCGCGTCAACGTAATGATCTCACAATTCCAATCGCTTCTCAACTCGTATGGAGAAGATGTTTCGGATAAGTCACAGACGTTACTGCAAATCATCACAAAGTTCGCCAGCGCTTATTGCTCCACAATCGAGGGTACCGCTAGAAACATAGAGACCACAGAACTCTGTGGAGGCGCTAGAATATGCTACATTTTCCATGAAACATTTGGCCGCACTTTGGATTCCATACATCCCTTAGTTG GTTTGACACGCATGGATATTTTGACGGCAATTCGTAATGCTACGGGTCCAAGGCCTGCCCTGTTTGTACCTGAAGTGTCCTTTGAATTGCTAGTAAAGCGGCAGATTAGGAGATTAGAAGATCCATCTCTTCGTTGTGTGGAACTG GTGCACGAGGAGATGCAGCGCATCGTGCAGCACTGCGGCACGGAGGTGCAGCAGGAGATGCTGCGCTTCCCGCGCCTGCACCAGCGCATCGTCGACGTCGTCACGCAGCTGCTGCGCACCAGGCTGCCCGCCACCAACTCCATG gttGAGAACCTAGTTCAAATCGAGTTGGCGTACATAAACACAAAGCACCCTGACTTCCACCGCGAGGCGGCGCTAGTGTCGGGCCTGCTGAAGAGCACCGACACTCTGATGGACGACCACAGCCCCGTGTACCGCCAGAAGACGCCCAGACCCAATGCCTCACCGGTACCCACGATTATCAAA CATGTGCCGGCTATCACAGATGGTCAGGAAAACAGATCTCCTACTCAAAGCAATAATAGTGAATCTCCAGCAACCCCTCAG ATGAATGGTACACCTGAGAACAAGGTGCTGACTCCTCAGAAACCAGTCAACTTACTGCCCGAGGTGCCGAGCCATACATCGCGCAAGCTCTCAGACAGAGAACAACACgattgtgacgtcattg agCGTCTGATCAAGTCATATTTCTACATAGTGCGCAAGTCGATCCAAGACTCTGTACCGAAGGCTGTGATGCATTTCTTAGTGAATTATGTAAAGGACAATCTGCAGTCTGAGCTCGTCACTCACTTGTACAAGTCCGACCAGGCTGAGAGCATGCTCAACGAGTCGGAACATATTGCGCAGAGGAGGAAGGAGGCCGCCGACATGCTTAAG GCTTTGCAGCGTGCCGGTCAAATTATCAGTGAGATCCGAGAGACACACATGTGGTGA
- the LOC113508433 gene encoding dynamin-1-like protein isoform X2, with the protein MEALIPVINKLQDVFNTVGADAIQLPQIIVLGTQSSGKSSVIESLVGRSFLPRGPGIVTRRPLVLQLVYSPKDSKEHRTAEEGTVNLEEWGKFLHTKDKIYSDFEQIRQEIERETDRMAGSNKGICPEPISLKIFSTRVVNLTLVDLPGITKVPIGDQPEDIENQIRNLIIKYIGNPNSIILAVTAANTDMATSEAIKMSKEVDPDGRRTLAVVTKLDLMDAGTDAIDILCGRVIPVKLGIIGVVNRSQQDIIDRKSIGDALKDEATYLQRKYPTIATRNGTPYLAKTLNRLLMHHIRDCLPELKVRVNVMISQFQSLLNSYGEDVSDKSQTLLQIITKFASAYCSTIEGTARNIETTELCGGARICYIFHETFGRTLDSIHPLVGLTRMDILTAIRNATGPRPALFVPEVSFELLVKRQIRRLEDPSLRCVELVHEEMQRIVQHCGTEVQQEMLRFPRLHQRIVDVVTQLLRTRLPATNSMVENLVQIELAYINTKHPDFHREAALVSGLLKSTDTLMDDHSPVYRQKTPRPNASPLFLRQMGERGSTLVFLASVWDSYNKHVPAITDGQENRSPTQSNNSESPATPQLPPLVFDFATNSNYITLQMNGTPENKVLTPQKPVNLLPEVPSHTSRKLSDREQHDCDVIERLIKSYFYIVRKSIQDSVPKAVMHFLVNYVKDNLQSELVTHLYKSDQAESMLNESEHIAQRRKEAADMLKALQRAGQIISEIRETHMW; encoded by the exons ATGGAAGCGCTTATACCAGTTATTAATAAGTTACAAGACGTTTTTAATACGGTCGGAGCTGATGCCATCCAATTACCTCAAATCATAGTTTTAGGAACTcag AGCTCTGGAAAGAGTTCTGTTATAGAGAGCCTAGTTGGTCGATCATTCCTCCCCCGTGGCCCAGGAATAGTGACCCGTCGGCCTCTTGTCCTGCAATTAGTCTACAGCCCTAAGGACAGTAAGGAACATCGCACCGCTGAAGAAG GTACTGTAAATTTAGAAGAATGGGGCAAATTCCTCCATACCAAAGACAAAATTTACTCAGATTTCGAGCAGATCAGACAAGAGATCGAGAGAGAAACAGACCGTATGGCTGGCAGCAACAAGGGCATTTGTCCAGAACCGATCAGCCTCAAGATATTCTCAACGAGAGTGGTCAATCTGACTCTTGTAGATCTCCCTGGTATCACAAAG GTCCCAATAGGTGACCAGCCAGAGGATATTGAAAACCAAATTAGGAaccttataattaaatatattggaAACCCAAATTCCATTATTTTGGCCGTTACTGCTGCTAATACAGATATGGCCACAAGTGAGGCTATTAAAATGTCTAAGGAGGTTGATCCTGATGGCAGACGGACCTTGGCTGTGGTCACTAAACTTGATCTCATGGATGCAG GAACTGATGCGATAGACATCCTGTGCGGTCGCGTCATACCAGTAAAACTTGGTATTATTGGTGTTGTAAACAGGTCACAACAAGACATTATTGATAGGAAGTCGATTGGg gATGCTCTCAAAGATGAAGCGACGTACTTACAAAGGAAATATCCTACTATCGCTACACGCAACGGCACGCCGTACTTGGCAAAGACCTTGAACAGACTACTGATGCATCATATAAGGGATTGTCTACCGGAATTGAAG GTTCGCGTCAACGTAATGATCTCACAATTCCAATCGCTTCTCAACTCGTATGGAGAAGATGTTTCGGATAAGTCACAGACGTTACTGCAAATCATCACAAAGTTCGCCAGCGCTTATTGCTCCACAATCGAGGGTACCGCTAGAAACATAGAGACCACAGAACTCTGTGGAGGCGCTAGAATATGCTACATTTTCCATGAAACATTTGGCCGCACTTTGGATTCCATACATCCCTTAGTTG GTTTGACACGCATGGATATTTTGACGGCAATTCGTAATGCTACGGGTCCAAGGCCTGCCCTGTTTGTACCTGAAGTGTCCTTTGAATTGCTAGTAAAGCGGCAGATTAGGAGATTAGAAGATCCATCTCTTCGTTGTGTGGAACTG GTGCACGAGGAGATGCAGCGCATCGTGCAGCACTGCGGCACGGAGGTGCAGCAGGAGATGCTGCGCTTCCCGCGCCTGCACCAGCGCATCGTCGACGTCGTCACGCAGCTGCTGCGCACCAGGCTGCCCGCCACCAACTCCATG gttGAGAACCTAGTTCAAATCGAGTTGGCGTACATAAACACAAAGCACCCTGACTTCCACCGCGAGGCGGCGCTAGTGTCGGGCCTGCTGAAGAGCACCGACACTCTGATGGACGACCACAGCCCCGTGTACCGCCAGAAGACGCCCAGACCCAATGCCTCACCG CTCTTTCTTCGCCAAATGGGTGAAAGAGGGTCCACCCTAGTATTCTTGGCAAGTGTTTGGGATTCGTACAACAAG CATGTGCCGGCTATCACAGATGGTCAGGAAAACAGATCTCCTACTCAAAGCAATAATAGTGAATCTCCAGCAACCCCTCAG TTGCCTCCACTCGTCTTTGACTTCGCAACAAACTCCAACTACATAACATTGCAGATGAATGGTACACCTGAGAACAAGGTGCTGACTCCTCAGAAACCAGTCAACTTACTGCCCGAGGTGCCGAGCCATACATCGCGCAAGCTCTCAGACAGAGAACAACACgattgtgacgtcattg agCGTCTGATCAAGTCATATTTCTACATAGTGCGCAAGTCGATCCAAGACTCTGTACCGAAGGCTGTGATGCATTTCTTAGTGAATTATGTAAAGGACAATCTGCAGTCTGAGCTCGTCACTCACTTGTACAAGTCCGACCAGGCTGAGAGCATGCTCAACGAGTCGGAACATATTGCGCAGAGGAGGAAGGAGGCCGCCGACATGCTTAAG GCTTTGCAGCGTGCCGGTCAAATTATCAGTGAGATCCGAGAGACACACATGTGGTGA
- the LOC113508433 gene encoding dynamin-1-like protein isoform X4, which produces MEALIPVINKLQDVFNTVGADAIQLPQIIVLGTQSSGKSSVIESLVGRSFLPRGPGIVTRRPLVLQLVYSPKDSKEHRTAEEGTVNLEEWGKFLHTKDKIYSDFEQIRQEIERETDRMAGSNKGICPEPISLKIFSTRVVNLTLVDLPGITKVPIGDQPEDIENQIRNLIIKYIGNPNSIILAVTAANTDMATSEAIKMSKEVDPDGRRTLAVVTKLDLMDAGTDAIDILCGRVIPVKLGIIGVVNRSQQDIIDRKSIGDALKDEATYLQRKYPTIATRNGTPYLAKTLNRLLMHHIRDCLPELKVRVNVMISQFQSLLNSYGEDVSDKSQTLLQIITKFASAYCSTIEGTARNIETTELCGGARICYIFHETFGRTLDSIHPLVGLTRMDILTAIRNATGPRPALFVPEVSFELLVKRQIRRLEDPSLRCVELVHEEMQRIVQHCGTEVQQEMLRFPRLHQRIVDVVTQLLRTRLPATNSMVENLVQIELAYINTKHPDFHREAALVSGLLKSTDTLMDDHSPVYRQKTPRPNASPVPTIIKHVPAITDGQENRSPTQSNNSESPATPQLPPLVFDFATNSNYITLQMNGTPENKVLTPQKPVNLLPEVPSHTSRKLSDREQHDCDVIERLIKSYFYIVRKSIQDSVPKAVMHFLVNYVKDNLQSELVTHLYKSDQAESMLNESEHIAQRRKEAADMLKALQRAGQIISEIRETHMW; this is translated from the exons ATGGAAGCGCTTATACCAGTTATTAATAAGTTACAAGACGTTTTTAATACGGTCGGAGCTGATGCCATCCAATTACCTCAAATCATAGTTTTAGGAACTcag AGCTCTGGAAAGAGTTCTGTTATAGAGAGCCTAGTTGGTCGATCATTCCTCCCCCGTGGCCCAGGAATAGTGACCCGTCGGCCTCTTGTCCTGCAATTAGTCTACAGCCCTAAGGACAGTAAGGAACATCGCACCGCTGAAGAAG GTACTGTAAATTTAGAAGAATGGGGCAAATTCCTCCATACCAAAGACAAAATTTACTCAGATTTCGAGCAGATCAGACAAGAGATCGAGAGAGAAACAGACCGTATGGCTGGCAGCAACAAGGGCATTTGTCCAGAACCGATCAGCCTCAAGATATTCTCAACGAGAGTGGTCAATCTGACTCTTGTAGATCTCCCTGGTATCACAAAG GTCCCAATAGGTGACCAGCCAGAGGATATTGAAAACCAAATTAGGAaccttataattaaatatattggaAACCCAAATTCCATTATTTTGGCCGTTACTGCTGCTAATACAGATATGGCCACAAGTGAGGCTATTAAAATGTCTAAGGAGGTTGATCCTGATGGCAGACGGACCTTGGCTGTGGTCACTAAACTTGATCTCATGGATGCAG GAACTGATGCGATAGACATCCTGTGCGGTCGCGTCATACCAGTAAAACTTGGTATTATTGGTGTTGTAAACAGGTCACAACAAGACATTATTGATAGGAAGTCGATTGGg gATGCTCTCAAAGATGAAGCGACGTACTTACAAAGGAAATATCCTACTATCGCTACACGCAACGGCACGCCGTACTTGGCAAAGACCTTGAACAGACTACTGATGCATCATATAAGGGATTGTCTACCGGAATTGAAG GTTCGCGTCAACGTAATGATCTCACAATTCCAATCGCTTCTCAACTCGTATGGAGAAGATGTTTCGGATAAGTCACAGACGTTACTGCAAATCATCACAAAGTTCGCCAGCGCTTATTGCTCCACAATCGAGGGTACCGCTAGAAACATAGAGACCACAGAACTCTGTGGAGGCGCTAGAATATGCTACATTTTCCATGAAACATTTGGCCGCACTTTGGATTCCATACATCCCTTAGTTG GTTTGACACGCATGGATATTTTGACGGCAATTCGTAATGCTACGGGTCCAAGGCCTGCCCTGTTTGTACCTGAAGTGTCCTTTGAATTGCTAGTAAAGCGGCAGATTAGGAGATTAGAAGATCCATCTCTTCGTTGTGTGGAACTG GTGCACGAGGAGATGCAGCGCATCGTGCAGCACTGCGGCACGGAGGTGCAGCAGGAGATGCTGCGCTTCCCGCGCCTGCACCAGCGCATCGTCGACGTCGTCACGCAGCTGCTGCGCACCAGGCTGCCCGCCACCAACTCCATG gttGAGAACCTAGTTCAAATCGAGTTGGCGTACATAAACACAAAGCACCCTGACTTCCACCGCGAGGCGGCGCTAGTGTCGGGCCTGCTGAAGAGCACCGACACTCTGATGGACGACCACAGCCCCGTGTACCGCCAGAAGACGCCCAGACCCAATGCCTCACCGGTACCCACGATTATCAAA CATGTGCCGGCTATCACAGATGGTCAGGAAAACAGATCTCCTACTCAAAGCAATAATAGTGAATCTCCAGCAACCCCTCAG TTGCCTCCACTCGTCTTTGACTTCGCAACAAACTCCAACTACATAACATTGCAGATGAATGGTACACCTGAGAACAAGGTGCTGACTCCTCAGAAACCAGTCAACTTACTGCCCGAGGTGCCGAGCCATACATCGCGCAAGCTCTCAGACAGAGAACAACACgattgtgacgtcattg agCGTCTGATCAAGTCATATTTCTACATAGTGCGCAAGTCGATCCAAGACTCTGTACCGAAGGCTGTGATGCATTTCTTAGTGAATTATGTAAAGGACAATCTGCAGTCTGAGCTCGTCACTCACTTGTACAAGTCCGACCAGGCTGAGAGCATGCTCAACGAGTCGGAACATATTGCGCAGAGGAGGAAGGAGGCCGCCGACATGCTTAAG GCTTTGCAGCGTGCCGGTCAAATTATCAGTGAGATCCGAGAGACACACATGTGGTGA
- the LOC113508433 gene encoding dynamin-1-like protein isoform X5, with protein sequence MEALIPVINKLQDVFNTVGADAIQLPQIIVLGTQSSGKSSVIESLVGRSFLPRGPGIVTRRPLVLQLVYSPKDSKEHRTAEEGTVNLEEWGKFLHTKDKIYSDFEQIRQEIERETDRMAGSNKGICPEPISLKIFSTRVVNLTLVDLPGITKVPIGDQPEDIENQIRNLIIKYIGNPNSIILAVTAANTDMATSEAIKMSKEVDPDGRRTLAVVTKLDLMDAGTDAIDILCGRVIPVKLGIIGVVNRSQQDIIDRKSIGDALKDEATYLQRKYPTIATRNGTPYLAKTLNRLLMHHIRDCLPELKVRVNVMISQFQSLLNSYGEDVSDKSQTLLQIITKFASAYCSTIEGTARNIETTELCGGARICYIFHETFGRTLDSIHPLVGLTRMDILTAIRNATGPRPALFVPEVSFELLVKRQIRRLEDPSLRCVELVHEEMQRIVQHCGTEVQQEMLRFPRLHQRIVDVVTQLLRTRLPATNSMVENLVQIELAYINTKHPDFHREAALVSGLLKSTDTLMDDHSPVYRQKTPRPNASPHVPAITDGQENRSPTQSNNSESPATPQLPPLVFDFATNSNYITLQMNGTPENKVLTPQKPVNLLPEVPSHTSRKLSDREQHDCDVIERLIKSYFYIVRKSIQDSVPKAVMHFLVNYVKDNLQSELVTHLYKSDQAESMLNESEHIAQRRKEAADMLKALQRAGQIISEIRETHMW encoded by the exons ATGGAAGCGCTTATACCAGTTATTAATAAGTTACAAGACGTTTTTAATACGGTCGGAGCTGATGCCATCCAATTACCTCAAATCATAGTTTTAGGAACTcag AGCTCTGGAAAGAGTTCTGTTATAGAGAGCCTAGTTGGTCGATCATTCCTCCCCCGTGGCCCAGGAATAGTGACCCGTCGGCCTCTTGTCCTGCAATTAGTCTACAGCCCTAAGGACAGTAAGGAACATCGCACCGCTGAAGAAG GTACTGTAAATTTAGAAGAATGGGGCAAATTCCTCCATACCAAAGACAAAATTTACTCAGATTTCGAGCAGATCAGACAAGAGATCGAGAGAGAAACAGACCGTATGGCTGGCAGCAACAAGGGCATTTGTCCAGAACCGATCAGCCTCAAGATATTCTCAACGAGAGTGGTCAATCTGACTCTTGTAGATCTCCCTGGTATCACAAAG GTCCCAATAGGTGACCAGCCAGAGGATATTGAAAACCAAATTAGGAaccttataattaaatatattggaAACCCAAATTCCATTATTTTGGCCGTTACTGCTGCTAATACAGATATGGCCACAAGTGAGGCTATTAAAATGTCTAAGGAGGTTGATCCTGATGGCAGACGGACCTTGGCTGTGGTCACTAAACTTGATCTCATGGATGCAG GAACTGATGCGATAGACATCCTGTGCGGTCGCGTCATACCAGTAAAACTTGGTATTATTGGTGTTGTAAACAGGTCACAACAAGACATTATTGATAGGAAGTCGATTGGg gATGCTCTCAAAGATGAAGCGACGTACTTACAAAGGAAATATCCTACTATCGCTACACGCAACGGCACGCCGTACTTGGCAAAGACCTTGAACAGACTACTGATGCATCATATAAGGGATTGTCTACCGGAATTGAAG GTTCGCGTCAACGTAATGATCTCACAATTCCAATCGCTTCTCAACTCGTATGGAGAAGATGTTTCGGATAAGTCACAGACGTTACTGCAAATCATCACAAAGTTCGCCAGCGCTTATTGCTCCACAATCGAGGGTACCGCTAGAAACATAGAGACCACAGAACTCTGTGGAGGCGCTAGAATATGCTACATTTTCCATGAAACATTTGGCCGCACTTTGGATTCCATACATCCCTTAGTTG GTTTGACACGCATGGATATTTTGACGGCAATTCGTAATGCTACGGGTCCAAGGCCTGCCCTGTTTGTACCTGAAGTGTCCTTTGAATTGCTAGTAAAGCGGCAGATTAGGAGATTAGAAGATCCATCTCTTCGTTGTGTGGAACTG GTGCACGAGGAGATGCAGCGCATCGTGCAGCACTGCGGCACGGAGGTGCAGCAGGAGATGCTGCGCTTCCCGCGCCTGCACCAGCGCATCGTCGACGTCGTCACGCAGCTGCTGCGCACCAGGCTGCCCGCCACCAACTCCATG gttGAGAACCTAGTTCAAATCGAGTTGGCGTACATAAACACAAAGCACCCTGACTTCCACCGCGAGGCGGCGCTAGTGTCGGGCCTGCTGAAGAGCACCGACACTCTGATGGACGACCACAGCCCCGTGTACCGCCAGAAGACGCCCAGACCCAATGCCTCACCG CATGTGCCGGCTATCACAGATGGTCAGGAAAACAGATCTCCTACTCAAAGCAATAATAGTGAATCTCCAGCAACCCCTCAG TTGCCTCCACTCGTCTTTGACTTCGCAACAAACTCCAACTACATAACATTGCAGATGAATGGTACACCTGAGAACAAGGTGCTGACTCCTCAGAAACCAGTCAACTTACTGCCCGAGGTGCCGAGCCATACATCGCGCAAGCTCTCAGACAGAGAACAACACgattgtgacgtcattg agCGTCTGATCAAGTCATATTTCTACATAGTGCGCAAGTCGATCCAAGACTCTGTACCGAAGGCTGTGATGCATTTCTTAGTGAATTATGTAAAGGACAATCTGCAGTCTGAGCTCGTCACTCACTTGTACAAGTCCGACCAGGCTGAGAGCATGCTCAACGAGTCGGAACATATTGCGCAGAGGAGGAAGGAGGCCGCCGACATGCTTAAG GCTTTGCAGCGTGCCGGTCAAATTATCAGTGAGATCCGAGAGACACACATGTGGTGA
- the LOC113508433 gene encoding dynamin-1-like protein isoform X7, whose translation MEALIPVINKLQDVFNTVGADAIQLPQIIVLGTQSSGKSSVIESLVGRSFLPRGPGIVTRRPLVLQLVYSPKDSKEHRTAEEGTVNLEEWGKFLHTKDKIYSDFEQIRQEIERETDRMAGSNKGICPEPISLKIFSTRVVNLTLVDLPGITKVPIGDQPEDIENQIRNLIIKYIGNPNSIILAVTAANTDMATSEAIKMSKEVDPDGRRTLAVVTKLDLMDAGTDAIDILCGRVIPVKLGIIGVVNRSQQDIIDRKSIGDALKDEATYLQRKYPTIATRNGTPYLAKTLNRLLMHHIRDCLPELKVRVNVMISQFQSLLNSYGEDVSDKSQTLLQIITKFASAYCSTIEGTARNIETTELCGGARICYIFHETFGRTLDSIHPLVGLTRMDILTAIRNATGPRPALFVPEVSFELLVKRQIRRLEDPSLRCVELVHEEMQRIVQHCGTEVQQEMLRFPRLHQRIVDVVTQLLRTRLPATNSMVENLVQIELAYINTKHPDFHREAALVSGLLKSTDTLMDDHSPVYRQKTPRPNASPHVPAITDGQENRSPTQSNNSESPATPQMNGTPENKVLTPQKPVNLLPEVPSHTSRKLSDREQHDCDVIERLIKSYFYIVRKSIQDSVPKAVMHFLVNYVKDNLQSELVTHLYKSDQAESMLNESEHIAQRRKEAADMLKALQRAGQIISEIRETHMW comes from the exons ATGGAAGCGCTTATACCAGTTATTAATAAGTTACAAGACGTTTTTAATACGGTCGGAGCTGATGCCATCCAATTACCTCAAATCATAGTTTTAGGAACTcag AGCTCTGGAAAGAGTTCTGTTATAGAGAGCCTAGTTGGTCGATCATTCCTCCCCCGTGGCCCAGGAATAGTGACCCGTCGGCCTCTTGTCCTGCAATTAGTCTACAGCCCTAAGGACAGTAAGGAACATCGCACCGCTGAAGAAG GTACTGTAAATTTAGAAGAATGGGGCAAATTCCTCCATACCAAAGACAAAATTTACTCAGATTTCGAGCAGATCAGACAAGAGATCGAGAGAGAAACAGACCGTATGGCTGGCAGCAACAAGGGCATTTGTCCAGAACCGATCAGCCTCAAGATATTCTCAACGAGAGTGGTCAATCTGACTCTTGTAGATCTCCCTGGTATCACAAAG GTCCCAATAGGTGACCAGCCAGAGGATATTGAAAACCAAATTAGGAaccttataattaaatatattggaAACCCAAATTCCATTATTTTGGCCGTTACTGCTGCTAATACAGATATGGCCACAAGTGAGGCTATTAAAATGTCTAAGGAGGTTGATCCTGATGGCAGACGGACCTTGGCTGTGGTCACTAAACTTGATCTCATGGATGCAG GAACTGATGCGATAGACATCCTGTGCGGTCGCGTCATACCAGTAAAACTTGGTATTATTGGTGTTGTAAACAGGTCACAACAAGACATTATTGATAGGAAGTCGATTGGg gATGCTCTCAAAGATGAAGCGACGTACTTACAAAGGAAATATCCTACTATCGCTACACGCAACGGCACGCCGTACTTGGCAAAGACCTTGAACAGACTACTGATGCATCATATAAGGGATTGTCTACCGGAATTGAAG GTTCGCGTCAACGTAATGATCTCACAATTCCAATCGCTTCTCAACTCGTATGGAGAAGATGTTTCGGATAAGTCACAGACGTTACTGCAAATCATCACAAAGTTCGCCAGCGCTTATTGCTCCACAATCGAGGGTACCGCTAGAAACATAGAGACCACAGAACTCTGTGGAGGCGCTAGAATATGCTACATTTTCCATGAAACATTTGGCCGCACTTTGGATTCCATACATCCCTTAGTTG GTTTGACACGCATGGATATTTTGACGGCAATTCGTAATGCTACGGGTCCAAGGCCTGCCCTGTTTGTACCTGAAGTGTCCTTTGAATTGCTAGTAAAGCGGCAGATTAGGAGATTAGAAGATCCATCTCTTCGTTGTGTGGAACTG GTGCACGAGGAGATGCAGCGCATCGTGCAGCACTGCGGCACGGAGGTGCAGCAGGAGATGCTGCGCTTCCCGCGCCTGCACCAGCGCATCGTCGACGTCGTCACGCAGCTGCTGCGCACCAGGCTGCCCGCCACCAACTCCATG gttGAGAACCTAGTTCAAATCGAGTTGGCGTACATAAACACAAAGCACCCTGACTTCCACCGCGAGGCGGCGCTAGTGTCGGGCCTGCTGAAGAGCACCGACACTCTGATGGACGACCACAGCCCCGTGTACCGCCAGAAGACGCCCAGACCCAATGCCTCACCG CATGTGCCGGCTATCACAGATGGTCAGGAAAACAGATCTCCTACTCAAAGCAATAATAGTGAATCTCCAGCAACCCCTCAG ATGAATGGTACACCTGAGAACAAGGTGCTGACTCCTCAGAAACCAGTCAACTTACTGCCCGAGGTGCCGAGCCATACATCGCGCAAGCTCTCAGACAGAGAACAACACgattgtgacgtcattg agCGTCTGATCAAGTCATATTTCTACATAGTGCGCAAGTCGATCCAAGACTCTGTACCGAAGGCTGTGATGCATTTCTTAGTGAATTATGTAAAGGACAATCTGCAGTCTGAGCTCGTCACTCACTTGTACAAGTCCGACCAGGCTGAGAGCATGCTCAACGAGTCGGAACATATTGCGCAGAGGAGGAAGGAGGCCGCCGACATGCTTAAG GCTTTGCAGCGTGCCGGTCAAATTATCAGTGAGATCCGAGAGACACACATGTGGTGA